In Amycolatopsis jiangsuensis, the following proteins share a genomic window:
- a CDS encoding aldehyde dehydrogenase family protein yields MIDISEIDRIFHGLHGRRRAMRHTTAAERIERLERLRRELLARQEDIARAINADLGRPIEDRSEVAALQSNIDKARDNLAAWMQPQPVEKSPSSPEAERVFVKYEPRGVVLLFSTWNFPLSMFFSPLIQAVSAGNVVLAKPNPVTPATAVVIEEIVRAVFDEREVAVINADEIATPDGPRDANDIVLDLPVDHIFLTGSPRVGRIIVEKAAQHMASFTLELGGKNPAIVDRTADLDHVAEVFVTGKLFNHGQNCLAVDYAWVPEALRDQLVEKYVAAVRKQYYEDGVYRWRQDSRLVDKRNYERVKGYLDEAIAAGAKVAFGGGTDPENFVIEPTVLVDVPAGSRIIQEELFAPILPVLTYVDEEEIYEYVDSLGKPLGLSVHSRDEAFIQRVLDNTTSGGVTINGSNLHWSEENLPFGGVNSSGFGRYHGIWGFKELSHPRAVFHAAVR; encoded by the coding sequence GTGATCGACATCAGTGAGATCGACCGGATTTTCCACGGCCTGCACGGTCGTCGTCGCGCAATGCGCCACACCACCGCCGCCGAGCGCATCGAGCGGCTCGAGCGACTACGTCGCGAGCTCCTTGCTCGCCAGGAGGACATCGCCCGGGCGATCAACGCCGACCTCGGACGTCCGATCGAGGATCGCTCGGAGGTGGCCGCACTACAGTCCAACATCGACAAGGCCAGGGACAACCTGGCCGCCTGGATGCAGCCGCAGCCGGTCGAGAAGTCGCCATCGTCGCCGGAGGCGGAGCGCGTGTTCGTGAAGTACGAACCACGGGGAGTTGTTCTGCTCTTCTCGACCTGGAATTTCCCCCTCAGCATGTTCTTCTCGCCGCTTATCCAGGCGGTCAGCGCCGGCAACGTGGTGCTCGCCAAGCCGAACCCGGTGACCCCGGCGACCGCGGTAGTGATCGAGGAGATCGTGCGCGCGGTGTTCGACGAGCGCGAGGTCGCGGTGATCAACGCCGATGAGATCGCTACCCCGGACGGTCCGCGCGATGCGAACGACATCGTACTGGACCTCCCAGTCGATCACATCTTCCTCACCGGAAGCCCCCGGGTGGGCAGGATCATCGTGGAGAAGGCCGCCCAGCACATGGCGTCGTTCACACTGGAATTGGGCGGCAAAAACCCGGCCATCGTTGACCGGACCGCCGACCTCGACCATGTCGCCGAGGTGTTCGTGACAGGGAAGCTGTTCAACCACGGGCAGAACTGCCTCGCGGTCGACTACGCGTGGGTACCCGAGGCGCTGCGCGACCAGCTCGTCGAGAAGTATGTCGCGGCAGTCCGAAAACAGTACTACGAGGACGGTGTCTACCGGTGGCGCCAGGACAGCCGCCTGGTCGACAAGCGCAACTACGAGCGGGTCAAGGGCTACCTCGACGAAGCGATCGCCGCCGGTGCAAAGGTAGCTTTCGGGGGCGGTACCGACCCGGAAAACTTCGTGATCGAGCCGACCGTTCTGGTCGACGTCCCGGCGGGCAGTAGGATCATCCAGGAGGAGCTGTTCGCGCCGATCCTCCCGGTGCTGACCTACGTGGACGAAGAAGAAATCTACGAGTACGTCGACTCCCTCGGCAAGCCGCTCGGTCTCTCCGTGCACTCCCGGGATGAGGCTTTCATTCAGCGCGTTCTTGACAACACGACCTCTGGTGGCGTGACCATCAACGGGAGCAACCTCCACTGGTCCGAGGAGAACCTCCCGTTCGGCGGGGTCAACAGCTCCGGTTTCGGTCGATACCACGGCATCTGGGGCTTCAAGGAGCTGTCCCACCCGCGCGCGGTCTTCCACGCCGCCGTCCGATGA
- a CDS encoding IS701 family transposase, whose product MLSEEMDEVRPVIEQFAERMFGGFARRDQRGKGELYLRGLMLDGKRKSMQPMAQRLEVDHQQLQQFVTTSTWEHVEVRRRLTGWAGEFIAPDALVIDDTGFPKDGKDSPGVARMYCGALGKTGNCQVGVSVHAVTDWASAAIDWRLFLPESWDDEKATDGGAAAEIRRRRVRSAIPDELRHREKWRLALDMLDEVIGEWGLPSRPVVADAGYGDATEFRLGLTERGLTYALAVSPTATAHPAEAAPVTPAWKGTGRPPQPRYPDPPQDLKSLAMAAGRSAGRYVLWRHGSRKTPGNPTASMRSRFLALRIRPANRNIPRDSDGSLPECWLLAEWPPGAPEPTDYWLSTLPADTKLRDLVRLAKIRWRIEHDYRELKDGLGLDHFEGRSWLGWHRHVTLAAVAQAICTQLRRTPKAPAQA is encoded by the coding sequence GTGCTTTCGGAGGAGATGGACGAGGTTCGTCCGGTGATCGAACAGTTCGCTGAGCGGATGTTCGGTGGGTTCGCGCGGCGTGATCAGCGGGGGAAAGGTGAGCTGTATCTGCGTGGGCTGATGCTGGACGGCAAACGCAAGTCGATGCAGCCGATGGCGCAGCGGCTTGAGGTCGATCATCAGCAGTTGCAGCAGTTCGTCACCACCTCGACCTGGGAACACGTCGAGGTCCGGCGACGCCTGACCGGATGGGCCGGGGAGTTCATCGCCCCGGATGCCCTGGTCATCGATGACACCGGGTTTCCCAAGGACGGCAAGGATTCCCCAGGTGTGGCGCGGATGTATTGCGGTGCGCTGGGCAAAACGGGGAATTGCCAGGTCGGGGTGAGCGTGCACGCGGTCACCGACTGGGCCTCGGCCGCGATCGACTGGCGGCTGTTCCTGCCCGAGTCCTGGGACGACGAGAAAGCAACCGACGGCGGGGCCGCGGCCGAGATCCGGCGTCGGCGGGTACGCAGTGCGATCCCAGACGAACTGCGACATCGGGAGAAGTGGCGGCTGGCGCTGGACATGCTCGACGAGGTCATCGGTGAGTGGGGACTGCCGAGCCGGCCGGTGGTGGCCGACGCCGGCTACGGCGACGCCACCGAATTCCGGCTCGGCCTGACCGAACGTGGCCTGACCTACGCCCTCGCCGTCAGCCCGACCGCGACCGCCCACCCCGCCGAGGCCGCGCCGGTGACCCCGGCCTGGAAGGGCACCGGCCGCCCGCCACAGCCGCGCTACCCCGACCCGCCACAGGACCTGAAATCCCTCGCGATGGCCGCCGGACGATCAGCAGGCCGGTACGTCCTCTGGCGACACGGATCACGCAAGACTCCCGGCAACCCCACCGCGAGCATGCGCTCCCGGTTCCTCGCGCTGCGCATCCGCCCAGCTAACCGCAACATCCCCCGCGACAGCGACGGCAGCCTGCCCGAATGCTGGCTGCTGGCCGAGTGGCCTCCCGGCGCACCCGAGCCCACCGACTACTGGCTCTCCACCCTCCCTGCCGACACGAAACTGCGGGACCTGGTCCGGCTGGCCAAAATCCGCTGGCGCATCGAACACGACTACCGCGAACTCAAAGACGGCCTCGGCCTGGACCACTTCGAAGGCCGCTCCTGGCTCGGCTGGCACCGCCACGTCACCCTCGCCGCCGTCGCCCAGGCCATCTGCACCCAGCTCCGCCGCACCCCAAAAGCCCCTGCGCAGGCCTGA